Proteins from one Penicillium digitatum chromosome 2, complete sequence genomic window:
- a CDS encoding Ferulic acid esterase, which produces MVRLHGVPLLAVMGSLAPASQDIMSSLDEFQSKCVNFGDRIDLPNVKINFVEFVQGGTNLSLTDNPPSCGKSSQTVSVDLCRVAMAVSTSDSSEITLEAWFPHEYKGRFLSTGNGGISGCIQYYDLAYTAQLGFATVGANNGHNGTSGNPFYRQPEVIKDYAYRSVHTGVVVGKELTKQFYDEGFKKSYYLGCSTGGRQGWKSVQEYPDDFDGVVAGAPAINLINLFSWSAHFYAITGSSSSETFLSTGEWEIVHEEIIRQCDTNDGAEDGIIEDPDHCSPVLETLTCDPTTTNKTSCLTSTQINTAQQVLSPLYGINGTLLYPRMQPGSEIFAAPIMYNGRPFPYSEDWYRYVVYNNPFWSGANFTLNDAAVALAQNPYNIQTWEGDLSSFQKTGGKILHYHGLQDQLISSENSKMYYRHVSNTMQLPPNKLDEFYRFFPISGMGHCGGGDGAYGIGQGISTYYGINPEDNVLMAMVQWVEEGKAPETVRGAKFSNGSGSQVEYKRKHCRWPRRNVFKGPGNYTDENAWHCV; this is translated from the exons ATGGTTCGCCTTCATGGAGTGCCCTTGTTGGCAGTCATGGGCTCACTTGCCCCGGCTAGCCAAGATATCATGAGCAGTCTCGATGAATTTCAGTCCAAATGTGTCAATTTTGGTGACCGAATCGACCTTCCCAATGTCAAAATTAACTTTGTCGAGTTTGTGCAGGGAGGCACGAACTTGTCCTTGACAGACAATCCACCTAGCTGTGGTAAGTCGAGTCAGACAGTCTCTGTAGACCTGTGCCGAGTCGCTATGGCCGTGTCAACCTCGGACAGCAGTGAGATCACGCTAGAGGCTTGGTTCCCCCATGAGTACAAGGGCCGTTTCTTGAGCACCGGAAATGGTGGCATCTCTGGAT GTATTCAATACTATGACCTTGCATACACTGCACAACTAGGGTTTGCCACTGTCGGCGCCAACAACGGCCACAATGGTACCTCAGGAAACCCTTTTTACCGCCAACCTGAGGTAATCAAGGATTATGCATACCGCTCCGTTCACACCGGAGTTGTAGTAGGCAAGGAGCTCACTAAGCAGTTCTACGACGAGGGCTTTAAGAAGAGCTACTACCTCGGATGCTCCACTGGTGGCCGCCAAGGCTGGAAGTCTGTTCAAGAATACCCCGACGACTTTGACGGGGTGGTTGCTGGTGCCCCAGCCATAAACCTGATCAATTTGTTTTCATGGAGCGCACACTTTTATGCCATCACTGGCTCGTCGTCTTCCGAAACATTTCTGTCCACGGGTGAATGGGAGATCGTCCACGAAGAGATAATCCGCCAATGTGATACCAATGATGGCGCGGAAGATGGAATTATCGAAGATCCCGATCACTGTAGCCCTGTCTTGGAAACATTGACCTGTGACCCCACTACTACAAACAAAACAAGCTGCCTTACCAGCACCCAAATCAACACCGCCCAGCAAGTGCTATCGCCGTTGTATGGAATTAATGGCACCCTGCTATATCCCCGCATGCAGCCTGGATCCGAAATCTTCGCCGCACCTATAATGTACAATGGCAGACCGTTCCCATACAGCGAAGACTGGTACCGTTACGTTGTCTACAACAACCCATTCTGGAGCGGGGCCAACTTCACATTGAACGATGCTGCTGTGGCTCTCGCTCAGAACCCGTACAACATCCAAACATGGGAAGGCGATCTATCTTCATTCCAAAAGACCGGCGGAAAAATCCTGCACTACCATGGCCTTCAAGACCAGCTGATTAGCTCTGAGAACTCCAAGATGTACTATAGGCACGTGTCAAACACTATGCAGCTACCTCCGAATAAGTTGGATGAGTTCTACCGTTTCTTCCCAATCAGTGGTATGGGCCATTGCGGTGGCGGTGATGGTGCTTATGGTATTGGTCAGGGCATCAGCACTTACTATGGGATCAATCCGGAGGACAATGTTCTTATGGCAATGGTTCAGTGGGTTG